A stretch of DNA from Candidatus Flexicrinis affinis:
TGTCCGGCAGTTCGACCGAACAGCGCAGCGGAGCAGGTCGGACTCAAGGTCAGGTGCTGTCGCGCAGCGGCGCGTACAGCTCGTGCCGGATTTCATCCGTGAAGTGGCTGATTCGCTCGTTAGGGACATCAAAGTGCAGGAGCGCCTGCCGGACGATTTCGAGACCAGCCTCAAATTCCGGCTGAACGACCTCAAACACACCGTGCCTATGGAGGACGTGCAGCAGTTCGACATTTTCGACCCGTGCCACAATGTCGAGTTGGGGCTGGATTTGGCGGACGCGAACGACAACAGATGTCGTGGTCACCAGCGCGGGGAGTGTGATCAGCAGCAGCTTGGCGCTATGGACGCTGGCCGTATGCAGCACGGTTTCCTGACTGGCATCGCCGTAGATCACCGGCATGCCATCCAGCTTGCACTGGTCCACGCGGCGCTGATCCAATTCGATGACGACAAACGGAAGCTGCATACGCTGCAGAACTTTTGCGACGTAGTATCCGGTTCGCCCGCCACCGGCGATGACGATGTGATCATGTAGACCGCCGCTTGGCAGATTGACCGTCACGAGCGCTTCCGAATGGAACCGGCGGCGCCAGATGCGGTAAATCGGCTCCGCGAGGCGGGGCAGCAGAGGCGTAAGCACCATCGTGATGATCGTGGCCGTCAAGACCAGCGAGTACAGATCCTGAGAGATCGACTGCGTGGTTAGCCCGACGCGTGCCAGAACGAAGGAGAACTCTCCGATCTGAAACATCGTCAGTCCAACGGCAATCGGGATGATTTTGCCATACCCGAATACGCGGACGAGCAAGCTGAAGATCAGCATCTTGCCCACCGTAACGAGGCCGACGAGCAGAAGCACGGTCGACAAGTTATCGAACAGGTAGGCAGGGTCGAGCAGCATACCGACGGATACGAAGAACACAAGGCCGAACAGATCACGCAGCGGCGTGATATCCCCCAGCGCCTGCTGGCTGTAGTCCGATTCGCTCAGTACGATGCCTGCGACGAAGGCGCCGAACGCGAACGACAGGCCAAACACATACGACACGTAGCCGATGCCCAACCCGAGCGTCGTGACAGCTAACAGGAACAGCTCGCGCGAGTTCCACTGCGCGATCATACGCATCAGCAGCGGCATGGCTCGCGTTCCGACAACAACCATACCCAGCATGAACACGGCAGCCTTGAAGATAGCGCCCAACAGCGCCGGCAGCCCCGCCGACAGATCGCTGAGTTCCGGCAGGATAAATATCAGCGGGATGATCGCCAGATCCTGCACGATCAGGATGCCGATCATCACACGGCTCGACAGCGTGCCGAGAAGTCCGCGCGCCATCAGCGTTTTGAGAATCACCATCGTGCTGGAGACCGAGATCAACCCGCCCAACCAGATCGACTCGATCCAATCCAAGCCGATACCCCGGCCGATCAGCGTGCCGAACGCGATCGTCAGCAGCATCTGAATCGGCGTGCCGATCAGGGCAACTCGGCGGACGGGCTGCAAATCCCGCAGCGAGAACTCCAGCCCGAGCGCGAACAGCAGCAGGCCCACCCCTAGCTCGGCCAACAATTCGATGTCATGGACGCTGCTGATCGTGAAGATGCCGGTGTACGGACTGACCAGCAGACCACCGAGAATGTAGCCGAGGATGAGGGGCTGCTTCAGGCGCTGCGCGATCAGCGCGCCCAGCATCGCGACGATGACGACAATGACGATATCGGCTGCAATTCCCATAAGACCGGCTATTCCATACGCTCAACGGTGCGCGGGGAACGCGTCATAAGCTGCGTGCGCGTTGCCCATCGCTGACCGGATTATAACCGGCGTGTACCGTCAGCCGGCCAATCGCCGTGTCGATGATAAGCCCGGTCGTGCGCAGACACAGCGCAAACGCATCACGTCGTGGCGCGCAACCGGCAGCCTGTGGATGGCCTGAATCAGCGTGCTTTAGGTGGGAACACGCGTCAGGCCAATCCTGCCGGGCCTCGTGACGGCGCAATCAGCTTAGTCGCGCGTCAGCACCACATAGGTGTTTAGGCTGCCGTCTTGACCGTCGGCGCGGTACCGCGTGCACTCGCGCAAGTCGCTGGCTGTCACCAGATGGTCGATCTCGGCGTCGGTATGATAGTGGCAGTAACGCACGGCTTGCGTGCCACGCCGCCAATCGAGCAGATAGTCGTTCTGTTCGACCTGTGCCGCCAGCTCTTGCGGCCACGGTTGAACGCGCTTGCGCAGGCGGTCGCTGTCAAGGAAGCGCCAGAACGCGACGGTCAAGACGCCGCCGGGCGCGACCAGCCCCGCCAACTGGCGGATGAACATACGCCGGTATTCGCGACCGGGGATGTGGTGCATCAAGCCGAACGCGCCGACTAGATCGTACAGGCCGGGGACCATGCCGTGTTCGATCATGTCGCGCGCGGTGAGGCGAACGGTCAAGCGTGGTTCGGCTTCCAGTGCCGACCGCGCGACATCGAGCAGCGACTCGCTGAAGTCGACGCCGTGGTAGCGGATCGGCCGGTCGAGTGACTCGGCGAGGAACAGCCCGAAGCGCCCGTTGCCACAGCCGGCATCCAGCACGCTCTTGACGGCAGCGCAGTAGGGCAGCAGCGACTTCCAGCCGGGCCACGGCGTGCCGCGCGTTTCGTCGAAATCGGCGGCGACTGTCGCGTAGAATTCGGCATTGATTTGGTTGAGGGTGCGGATCGTGTCGGCGTGCATGGCGCGCATTATCGGCGTGCGCAGTCGCTCCCGCAAGGGCCGCCGCGACCGGCTGTGTGACCATCGCGGCAGTGCGTTACACTGTAGGCGTGCCGTTCTGCGAGGATACGCCCATGCACTATGACGTTGTGACGTTGGGTGAGCCCCTGCTGCGGTTGACCCCGCCGCGTTACAAGCCGTTGGACAAAGCCGATATCTTCGAGGTCGAGGTGGGCGGCAGCGAAGCCAACACGGCTGCCGGACTGGCCGGCTTAGGCTTGAGCGTTGCCTACCTGACGCGGCTGACCGACAACCCGCTCGGCAAGCTGATCGCCGATACCCTGAACGGGTTCGGTGTGGATACGAGCCACATCACATGGACGCCGCGCGACCGGGTCGGCACGTACTACTACGAGGACGCTGCCCCGCCGCGCCAGACACGCGTCGTATACGACCGCGCCGGCAGCGCGGCGAGCAAGATGCGCCCGTCCGACCTGCCCGAGGCGCTGTTCGGGTTCGAGCAAGCGCGCGTGCTGCACCTCA
This window harbors:
- a CDS encoding class I SAM-dependent methyltransferase — its product is MRAMHADTIRTLNQINAEFYATVAADFDETRGTPWPGWKSLLPYCAAVKSVLDAGCGNGRFGLFLAESLDRPIRYHGVDFSESLLDVARSALEAEPRLTVRLTARDMIEHGMVPGLYDLVGAFGLMHHIPGREYRRMFIRQLAGLVAPGGVLTVAFWRFLDSDRLRKRVQPWPQELAAQVEQNDYLLDWRRGTQAVRYCHYHTDAEIDHLVTASDLRECTRYRADGQDGSLNTYVVLTRD
- a CDS encoding cation:proton antiporter; the encoded protein is MGIAADIVIVVIVAMLGALIAQRLKQPLILGYILGGLLVSPYTGIFTISSVHDIELLAELGVGLLLFALGLEFSLRDLQPVRRVALIGTPIQMLLTIAFGTLIGRGIGLDWIESIWLGGLISVSSTMVILKTLMARGLLGTLSSRVMIGILIVQDLAIIPLIFILPELSDLSAGLPALLGAIFKAAVFMLGMVVVGTRAMPLLMRMIAQWNSRELFLLAVTTLGLGIGYVSYVFGLSFAFGAFVAGIVLSESDYSQQALGDITPLRDLFGLVFFVSVGMLLDPAYLFDNLSTVLLLVGLVTVGKMLIFSLLVRVFGYGKIIPIAVGLTMFQIGEFSFVLARVGLTTQSISQDLYSLVLTATIITMVLTPLLPRLAEPIYRIWRRRFHSEALVTVNLPSGGLHDHIVIAGGGRTGYYVAKVLQRMQLPFVVIELDQRRVDQCKLDGMPVIYGDASQETVLHTASVHSAKLLLITLPALVTTTSVVVRVRQIQPQLDIVARVENVELLHVLHRHGVFEVVQPEFEAGLEIVRQALLHFDVPNERISHFTDEIRHELYAPLRDST